In a single window of the Cupriavidus sp. P-10 genome:
- a CDS encoding 23S rRNA (adenine(2030)-N(6))-methyltransferase RlmJ, with protein sequence MLSYRHAFHAGNHADVLKHAVVVQLLEHLAQKDKAFWYIDTHAGAGLYALEHEWAQKKAEFETGIAPLWQAAASGTALPPLLDEYLDQVRALNQDGNLRHYPGSPWLAWQMLREHDRLRLFELHSTEVQVLRDNFRGAGRRVMLYDGDGFGGIKAILPPPPRRALVLVDPSYEDKQDYARTVQTVRDGLERFATGVYAVWYPQVQRRESLQLPVQLKALPLKSWLHVTLTVRHPAEGGLGLHGSGMFIVNPPWRLKEMLQEAMPLLVGLLGQDDGAKFTLEAEER encoded by the coding sequence ATGCTCAGCTATCGTCACGCCTTCCATGCCGGCAACCATGCCGATGTCCTCAAACATGCCGTCGTCGTGCAGTTGCTCGAGCACCTTGCGCAGAAGGACAAGGCGTTCTGGTATATCGACACCCACGCCGGCGCCGGGCTCTATGCGCTCGAGCACGAATGGGCGCAGAAGAAGGCCGAGTTCGAGACCGGCATTGCGCCCCTGTGGCAGGCCGCCGCCAGCGGCACCGCGCTGCCGCCGCTGCTGGACGAGTACCTGGACCAGGTCCGGGCGCTGAACCAGGACGGCAACCTGCGCCACTATCCTGGTTCGCCATGGCTGGCCTGGCAGATGCTGCGCGAGCACGACCGGCTGCGCCTGTTCGAACTGCACAGCACCGAAGTCCAGGTGCTGCGCGACAACTTCCGCGGCGCCGGCCGCCGCGTGATGCTGTACGACGGCGACGGCTTCGGCGGCATCAAGGCGATCCTGCCGCCGCCGCCGCGGCGCGCGCTGGTGCTGGTGGACCCGTCCTACGAAGACAAGCAGGACTACGCCCGCACCGTGCAGACCGTGCGCGATGGCCTGGAGCGCTTTGCCACCGGCGTCTACGCGGTCTGGTATCCGCAGGTGCAACGGCGCGAATCGCTGCAGCTGCCGGTGCAGCTGAAGGCCCTGCCGCTCAAGAGCTGGCTGCACGTGACGCTGACGGTCAGGCACCCGGCCGAAGGCGGGCTGGGGTTGCACGGCAGCGGCATGTTTATCGTCAACCCGCCGTGGCGGCTGAAGGAAATGCTGCAGGAGGCGATGCCGCTGCTGGTCGGCCTGCTCGGCCAGGACGACGGCGCGAAGTTCACGCTGGAAGCCGAAGAGCGGTAG